One part of the Neoarius graeffei isolate fNeoGra1 chromosome 2, fNeoGra1.pri, whole genome shotgun sequence genome encodes these proteins:
- the LOC132871730 gene encoding protein BTG2-like: protein MKVEVTTAVNFITGLLRGRGPLSEKHLQHFSRSLEEALGEHYEHHWFPAAPFRGSGYRCIRINRRMEPLVGKAAYTSGLSMEQVRALLPCELTVWVDPYEVSYRIGENGSIGVL from the exons ATGAAAGTCGAGGTGACCACAGCGGTGAACTTCATCACCGGATTACTGAGAGGAAGAGGACCTCTGTCCGAAAAACACCTCCAACACTTCAGCCGTTCTCTGGAAGAGGCGTTAGGAG AGCATTATGAGCACCACTGGTTCCCTGCCGCACCGTTCAGAGGTTCGGGATATCGATGCATCAGAATCAATCGCAGGATGGAGCCGCTAGTAGGGAAGGCTGCTTACACCAGTGGTCTCAGCATGGAGCAGGTTCGCGCCCTCTTACCGTGTGAGCTGACAGTGTGGGTCGACCCCTACGAAGTGTCCTACCGGATCGGGGAGAACGGGTCCATAGGTGTGCTGTAG
- the LOC132878272 gene encoding E3 ubiquitin/ISG15 ligase TRIM25-like, translating into MAEASISVDQLSVDQFMCPVCLDLLKDPVTISCGHSFCKACINGCWDQEDQKGVYSCPQCRDTFMTRPVLRRNNMLDEVVEKLKKTEVQAASPAHCYAGPGDVECDFCTGRKHKAVKSCLMCLASFCETHLKPHYEVSSWKKHTLIEASAKLQEKICSEHNKLIEIYCRTDQICICSLCMLDKHKDHDAVSVAAERAEKQVRTRNLSRIKSS; encoded by the coding sequence atggctgaggccagtatttcagtagatcagctttctgtggaccagttcatgtgtccagtgtgtctggatctcctgaaggatccggtgactatctcctgtggtcacagtttctgtaaggcgtgtattaatggctgctgggatcaggaggatcagaagggcgtctacagctgtcctcagtgcagagacactttcatgacaaggcctgttctacgcagaaacaacatgctggatgaagtggtggagaaactgaagaagactgaagtccaagctgcttctcctgctcactgttacgctggacctggagatgtggagtgtgatttctgcaccgggagaaaacacaaagccgtcaagtcctgtctgatgtgtttggcttcattttgtgaaactcatctgaaacctcacTATGAAGTTTCTTCAtggaaaaaacacacattaattgaagcctcagcaaaactccaagagaagatctgctctgaacataacaagctgattgagatctactgtcgtactgatcaaatATGTATTTGCTCTTTGTGCATGTTGGATAAACATAAAGACCATGACGCTGTTTCAGTTgcagcagaaagagctgagaaacaggtgagaactagaaatctttccagaattaaatcatcttaa